Proteins found in one Sporosarcina sp. FSL K6-3457 genomic segment:
- a CDS encoding toxic anion resistance protein encodes MTENNHMKTMDDLLDNPFDLQEPLLPKEMQTVNNEASVSPKLIDRLSDEEREKAQQLAAQIPVGNYEAILTYGASAQGQLSKFSHQMLDHVQSKDIGPVGDVLKDLMNRLSEIDPDDLSEKKKSGLSRLFNKATRSIQEMMTKYQKLSTQIDRIGVQLEHSKRGLIEDVQMLDNLYEQNKTYFQALNVYIAAAELKRDEIANDIIPEMRRQAELSNDQMAFQEVNDMAQFLDRLEKRLYDLQLSRQITIQSAPQIRMIQQTNQTLAEKIQSSIMTSIPLWKNQIAIALTLNRQMKAVESQKLVTQTTNDLLLKNSEMLKINSIETAKENERGIIEIDTLKKTQENLIQTIEETLLIQADGRAKRKSAEIEIARMEEELKQRLLGIHEKTQNRPL; translated from the coding sequence ATGACCGAAAATAATCATATGAAAACAATGGATGATTTACTTGATAATCCATTTGATCTTCAAGAACCCCTTCTTCCAAAGGAAATGCAAACCGTAAATAATGAAGCAAGCGTTAGCCCAAAACTAATTGATCGACTATCTGATGAGGAAAGAGAAAAAGCTCAACAGCTTGCCGCTCAAATCCCAGTGGGTAATTACGAGGCCATACTTACATACGGTGCCAGCGCACAGGGCCAGCTATCTAAATTTTCGCATCAAATGCTTGATCATGTCCAAAGTAAGGATATTGGTCCCGTTGGCGATGTCTTGAAGGATTTGATGAATCGACTTTCTGAAATTGACCCTGATGATTTATCGGAGAAAAAGAAGTCAGGTCTTAGCCGATTATTCAATAAAGCCACACGTTCTATTCAGGAAATGATGACCAAATATCAAAAATTAAGCACGCAGATTGACCGAATTGGTGTCCAACTCGAGCATTCAAAACGAGGACTTATTGAAGATGTTCAGATGCTCGACAATTTGTATGAGCAAAATAAAACCTATTTCCAAGCGCTAAATGTCTACATAGCAGCTGCAGAGTTAAAACGGGATGAAATTGCCAACGACATTATTCCTGAAATGCGCCGCCAAGCTGAATTGTCGAATGACCAAATGGCTTTCCAAGAAGTAAATGACATGGCACAATTCCTAGATCGCTTAGAAAAACGATTATACGATTTACAATTATCACGTCAAATTACGATCCAAAGTGCACCACAAATTCGCATGATTCAACAGACTAACCAAACACTTGCGGAGAAAATCCAGTCATCGATTATGACTTCCATTCCACTTTGGAAAAACCAAATTGCCATTGCATTGACACTTAACCGTCAAATGAAAGCTGTTGAGTCACAGAAACTAGTGACACAAACGACGAATGATTTACTGTTGAAAAACTCTGAAATGCTTAAAATCAATTCGATTGAAACGGCTAAAGAGAATGAGCGTGGGATTATCGAAATTGATACGCTGAAGAAAACACAGGAGAACTTGATTCAAACGATTGAAGAAACACTCCTTATCCAAGCTGACGGACGTGCCAAGCGTAAATCAGCTGAAATTGAAATTGCACGTATGGAAGAAGAGTTGAAACAACGCCTTCTCGGTATCCATGAAAAAACACAAAACCGCCCTTTATGA